A stretch of Carya illinoinensis cultivar Pawnee chromosome 14, C.illinoinensisPawnee_v1, whole genome shotgun sequence DNA encodes these proteins:
- the LOC122294272 gene encoding uncharacterized protein LOC122294272 isoform X3, translating into MTERWDDKELCKLSKLYNAVRGGNLDETKAILGSLPHDAVNWEIPDKGETALHTAVRYGHEHIVEALVMQMSNQSLAMYNSDGFTALTMAVLFGKRQMVECMLRQYSDLINIRHSIGKNLPVVMAIDFRQIEMARHLYYLTPETDLIPKDNDQEIQKCNGATLLTHAIYSGTLDIALDLIRRYPRLVLALDKCDESPVLALASTRHSVPGAIQLGFWKQCIYSCMRIPSMPPLTSNETRLDVSNGEQYQSNQEDQNIISVMLRSCAVGVLNFFGITQLYEMKKIHEQYNELLYQMCKVISESKTQQLIDGLVYSAICRATTNGIFEFVSKMLETDLRFIWVRDKDERNIFMLAVLHRHEKIFSILYSQHTMTNYYSLTCLLDVDGNNILHMVGKMEHPTRVTQISGAALQMQRELQWFKEVERIVHPRDKESINNDGFTPQQLFTKNHKNMMKEGEKWMKDTSKSCMVVGALIVTIMFQVAFTIPCGNNQDTGLCRVFMISDTLSLFSSSTSVLMFLGILTSRYTEDDFLEYLPRQMIIGLSTLFCSIATMMITFASALLIILQEQSRMPIPLICLAGVPVILFLWIRFPILKDMIISTYGPSIFNRKMKLKL; encoded by the exons atgacAGAACGTTGGGATGATAAAGAGTTATGTAAGTTGTCAAA ATTGTACAATGCTGTGCGAGGCGGAAATTTGGATGAGACAAAAGCGATTCTTGGCAGTCTCCCCCACGATGCAGTGAATTGGGAAATTCCAGATAAAGGCGAAACAGCTCTTCACACTGCTGTTAGATATGGACATGAGCATATAGTGGAGGCGTTGGTGATGCAAATGTCGAATCAAAGCTTGGCCATGTATAATAGTGATGGTTTCACAGCTCTAACCATGGCAGTCTTGTTTGGGAAAAGGCAAATGGTGGAGTGCATGCTTCGACAGTACTCTGACTTGATCAACATTAGACATTCCATAGGAAAAAATCTTCCGGTCGTTATGGCTATTGACTTCCGACAAATAGAAATGGCACGCCATTTGTATTATCTTACTCCAGAGACAGATTTAATTCCAAAGGATAATGATCAGGAGATTCAGAAGTGCAATGGTGCTACGCTTCTTACACATGCCATCTATTCTGGAACTTTGG ATATTGCTTTAGATTTAATCCGACGCTATCCACGTTTGGTGCTGGCTCTTGACAAGTGTGACGAGTCTCCTGTCTTGGCATTGGCCTCTACGCGTCATTCCGTCCCAGGTGCAATTCAGCTCGGGTTTTGGAAACAATGCATCTACTCCT GTATGCGCATTCCATCCATGCCACCTCTAACTAGTAATGAGACTCGTTTGGACGTTTCAAATGGAGAACAATACCAAAGCAATCAAGAAGATCAAAATATCATATCAG TAATGTTAAGAAGTTGTGCTGTAGGAGTCCTCAACTTCTTTG GAATCACGCAGTTGTACGAAATGAAGAAGATCCATGAGCAGTACAATGAACTTCTTTATCAAATGTGTAAAGTGATATCAGAATCAAAAACTCAGCAACTTATAGATGGTCTGGTTTATTCTGCCATTTGCCGGGCTACCACGAACGGGATTTTCGAGTTTGTTTCTAAGATGCTTGAAACGGACCTACGATTTATATGGGTCCGTGATAAAGATGAAAGAAACATATTTATGCTTGCTGTCTTGCACCGTCACGAAAAAATCTTTAGCATTCTATACTCCCAACATACAATGACGAACTACTACTCCTTGACATGTTTATTAGATGTCGATGGaaataacatattacatatggTAGGGAAGATGGAACATCCTACTAGGGTTACTCAAATCTCAGGGGCAGCTTTACAAATGCAAAGAGAGTTACAATGGTTCAag GAGGTAGAGAGAATTGTCCATCCCAGGGACAAGGAAAGTATCAACAATGATGGTTTCACTCCCCAACAATTGTTTACGAAGAACCACAAGAACATGATGAAAGAGGGAGAGAAATGGATGAAGGACACATCAAAGTCCTGTATGGTGGTGGGTGCTCTCATTGTTACCATTATGTTTCAAGTGGCCTTTACCATTCCATGTGGTAACAACCAAGATACGGGCCTGTGTAGGGTCTTTATGATATCTGATACCTTGTCCTTATTTTCATCCTCAACTTCCGTCTTGATGTTTTTGGGAATCCTTACCTCACGTTATACAGAAGATGATTTTCTCGAGTATTTGCCGAGGCAGATGATAATAGGCCTTTCCACCCTCTTTTGCTCTATTGCGACCATGATGATAACCTTTGCCAGTGCTCTTTTAATCATCCTACAAGAGCAATCAAGGATGCCAATTCCTCTCATTTGTTTGGCTGGTGTTCCAGTCATTCTATTCTTATGGATTCGGTTCCCCATCCTTAAAGATATGATCATTTCAACCTATGGGCCAAGCATATTCAACAGgaaaatgaaactgaaattataA
- the LOC122294272 gene encoding uncharacterized protein LOC122294272 isoform X2, with protein MTERWDDKELCKLSKLYNDKELCKLSKLYNAVRGGNLDETKAILGSLPHDAVNWEIPDKGETALHTAVRYGHEHIVEALVMQMSNQSLAMYNSDGFTALTMAVLFGKRQMVECMLRQYSDLINIRHSIGKNLPVVMAIDFRQIEMARHLYYLTPETDLIPKDNDQEIQKCNGATLLTHAIYSGTLDLIRRYPRLVLALDKCDESPVLALASTRHSVPGAIQLGFWKQCIYSCMRIPSMPPLTSNETRLDVSNGEQYQSNQEDQNIISVMLRSCAVGVLNFFGITQLYEMKKIHEQYNELLYQMCKVISESKTQQLIDGLVYSAICRATTNGIFEFVSKMLETDLRFIWVRDKDERNIFMLAVLHRHEKIFSILYSQHTMTNYYSLTCLLDVDGNNILHMVGKMEHPTRVTQISGAALQMQRELQWFKEVERIVHPRDKESINNDGFTPQQLFTKNHKNMMKEGEKWMKDTSKSCMVVGALIVTIMFQVAFTIPCGNNQDTGLCRVFMISDTLSLFSSSTSVLMFLGILTSRYTEDDFLEYLPRQMIIGLSTLFCSIATMMITFASALLIILQEQSRMPIPLICLAGVPVILFLWIRFPILKDMIISTYGPSIFNRKMKLKL; from the exons atgacAGAACGTTGGGATGATAAAGAGTTATGTAAGTTGTCAAAATTGTACAATGATAAAGAGTTATGTAAGTTGTCAAAATTGTACAATGCTGTGCGAGGCGGAAATTTGGATGAGACAAAAGCGATTCTTGGCAGTCTCCCCCACGATGCAGTGAATTGGGAAATTCCAGATAAAGGCGAAACAGCTCTTCACACTGCTGTTAGATATGGACATGAGCATATAGTGGAGGCGTTGGTGATGCAAATGTCGAATCAAAGCTTGGCCATGTATAATAGTGATGGTTTCACAGCTCTAACCATGGCAGTCTTGTTTGGGAAAAGGCAAATGGTGGAGTGCATGCTTCGACAGTACTCTGACTTGATCAACATTAGACATTCCATAGGAAAAAATCTTCCGGTCGTTATGGCTATTGACTTCCGACAAATAGAAATGGCACGCCATTTGTATTATCTTACTCCAGAGACAGATTTAATTCCAAAGGATAATGATCAGGAGATTCAGAAGTGCAATGGTGCTACGCTTCTTACACATGCCATCTATTCTGGAACTTTGG ATTTAATCCGACGCTATCCACGTTTGGTGCTGGCTCTTGACAAGTGTGACGAGTCTCCTGTCTTGGCATTGGCCTCTACGCGTCATTCCGTCCCAGGTGCAATTCAGCTCGGGTTTTGGAAACAATGCATCTACTCCT GTATGCGCATTCCATCCATGCCACCTCTAACTAGTAATGAGACTCGTTTGGACGTTTCAAATGGAGAACAATACCAAAGCAATCAAGAAGATCAAAATATCATATCAG TAATGTTAAGAAGTTGTGCTGTAGGAGTCCTCAACTTCTTTG GAATCACGCAGTTGTACGAAATGAAGAAGATCCATGAGCAGTACAATGAACTTCTTTATCAAATGTGTAAAGTGATATCAGAATCAAAAACTCAGCAACTTATAGATGGTCTGGTTTATTCTGCCATTTGCCGGGCTACCACGAACGGGATTTTCGAGTTTGTTTCTAAGATGCTTGAAACGGACCTACGATTTATATGGGTCCGTGATAAAGATGAAAGAAACATATTTATGCTTGCTGTCTTGCACCGTCACGAAAAAATCTTTAGCATTCTATACTCCCAACATACAATGACGAACTACTACTCCTTGACATGTTTATTAGATGTCGATGGaaataacatattacatatggTAGGGAAGATGGAACATCCTACTAGGGTTACTCAAATCTCAGGGGCAGCTTTACAAATGCAAAGAGAGTTACAATGGTTCAag GAGGTAGAGAGAATTGTCCATCCCAGGGACAAGGAAAGTATCAACAATGATGGTTTCACTCCCCAACAATTGTTTACGAAGAACCACAAGAACATGATGAAAGAGGGAGAGAAATGGATGAAGGACACATCAAAGTCCTGTATGGTGGTGGGTGCTCTCATTGTTACCATTATGTTTCAAGTGGCCTTTACCATTCCATGTGGTAACAACCAAGATACGGGCCTGTGTAGGGTCTTTATGATATCTGATACCTTGTCCTTATTTTCATCCTCAACTTCCGTCTTGATGTTTTTGGGAATCCTTACCTCACGTTATACAGAAGATGATTTTCTCGAGTATTTGCCGAGGCAGATGATAATAGGCCTTTCCACCCTCTTTTGCTCTATTGCGACCATGATGATAACCTTTGCCAGTGCTCTTTTAATCATCCTACAAGAGCAATCAAGGATGCCAATTCCTCTCATTTGTTTGGCTGGTGTTCCAGTCATTCTATTCTTATGGATTCGGTTCCCCATCCTTAAAGATATGATCATTTCAACCTATGGGCCAAGCATATTCAACAGgaaaatgaaactgaaattataA
- the LOC122294272 gene encoding uncharacterized protein LOC122294272 isoform X1: MTERWDDKELCKLSKLYNDKELCKLSKLYNAVRGGNLDETKAILGSLPHDAVNWEIPDKGETALHTAVRYGHEHIVEALVMQMSNQSLAMYNSDGFTALTMAVLFGKRQMVECMLRQYSDLINIRHSIGKNLPVVMAIDFRQIEMARHLYYLTPETDLIPKDNDQEIQKCNGATLLTHAIYSGTLDIALDLIRRYPRLVLALDKCDESPVLALASTRHSVPGAIQLGFWKQCIYSCMRIPSMPPLTSNETRLDVSNGEQYQSNQEDQNIISVMLRSCAVGVLNFFGITQLYEMKKIHEQYNELLYQMCKVISESKTQQLIDGLVYSAICRATTNGIFEFVSKMLETDLRFIWVRDKDERNIFMLAVLHRHEKIFSILYSQHTMTNYYSLTCLLDVDGNNILHMVGKMEHPTRVTQISGAALQMQRELQWFKEVERIVHPRDKESINNDGFTPQQLFTKNHKNMMKEGEKWMKDTSKSCMVVGALIVTIMFQVAFTIPCGNNQDTGLCRVFMISDTLSLFSSSTSVLMFLGILTSRYTEDDFLEYLPRQMIIGLSTLFCSIATMMITFASALLIILQEQSRMPIPLICLAGVPVILFLWIRFPILKDMIISTYGPSIFNRKMKLKL; the protein is encoded by the exons atgacAGAACGTTGGGATGATAAAGAGTTATGTAAGTTGTCAAAATTGTACAATGATAAAGAGTTATGTAAGTTGTCAAAATTGTACAATGCTGTGCGAGGCGGAAATTTGGATGAGACAAAAGCGATTCTTGGCAGTCTCCCCCACGATGCAGTGAATTGGGAAATTCCAGATAAAGGCGAAACAGCTCTTCACACTGCTGTTAGATATGGACATGAGCATATAGTGGAGGCGTTGGTGATGCAAATGTCGAATCAAAGCTTGGCCATGTATAATAGTGATGGTTTCACAGCTCTAACCATGGCAGTCTTGTTTGGGAAAAGGCAAATGGTGGAGTGCATGCTTCGACAGTACTCTGACTTGATCAACATTAGACATTCCATAGGAAAAAATCTTCCGGTCGTTATGGCTATTGACTTCCGACAAATAGAAATGGCACGCCATTTGTATTATCTTACTCCAGAGACAGATTTAATTCCAAAGGATAATGATCAGGAGATTCAGAAGTGCAATGGTGCTACGCTTCTTACACATGCCATCTATTCTGGAACTTTGG ATATTGCTTTAGATTTAATCCGACGCTATCCACGTTTGGTGCTGGCTCTTGACAAGTGTGACGAGTCTCCTGTCTTGGCATTGGCCTCTACGCGTCATTCCGTCCCAGGTGCAATTCAGCTCGGGTTTTGGAAACAATGCATCTACTCCT GTATGCGCATTCCATCCATGCCACCTCTAACTAGTAATGAGACTCGTTTGGACGTTTCAAATGGAGAACAATACCAAAGCAATCAAGAAGATCAAAATATCATATCAG TAATGTTAAGAAGTTGTGCTGTAGGAGTCCTCAACTTCTTTG GAATCACGCAGTTGTACGAAATGAAGAAGATCCATGAGCAGTACAATGAACTTCTTTATCAAATGTGTAAAGTGATATCAGAATCAAAAACTCAGCAACTTATAGATGGTCTGGTTTATTCTGCCATTTGCCGGGCTACCACGAACGGGATTTTCGAGTTTGTTTCTAAGATGCTTGAAACGGACCTACGATTTATATGGGTCCGTGATAAAGATGAAAGAAACATATTTATGCTTGCTGTCTTGCACCGTCACGAAAAAATCTTTAGCATTCTATACTCCCAACATACAATGACGAACTACTACTCCTTGACATGTTTATTAGATGTCGATGGaaataacatattacatatggTAGGGAAGATGGAACATCCTACTAGGGTTACTCAAATCTCAGGGGCAGCTTTACAAATGCAAAGAGAGTTACAATGGTTCAag GAGGTAGAGAGAATTGTCCATCCCAGGGACAAGGAAAGTATCAACAATGATGGTTTCACTCCCCAACAATTGTTTACGAAGAACCACAAGAACATGATGAAAGAGGGAGAGAAATGGATGAAGGACACATCAAAGTCCTGTATGGTGGTGGGTGCTCTCATTGTTACCATTATGTTTCAAGTGGCCTTTACCATTCCATGTGGTAACAACCAAGATACGGGCCTGTGTAGGGTCTTTATGATATCTGATACCTTGTCCTTATTTTCATCCTCAACTTCCGTCTTGATGTTTTTGGGAATCCTTACCTCACGTTATACAGAAGATGATTTTCTCGAGTATTTGCCGAGGCAGATGATAATAGGCCTTTCCACCCTCTTTTGCTCTATTGCGACCATGATGATAACCTTTGCCAGTGCTCTTTTAATCATCCTACAAGAGCAATCAAGGATGCCAATTCCTCTCATTTGTTTGGCTGGTGTTCCAGTCATTCTATTCTTATGGATTCGGTTCCCCATCCTTAAAGATATGATCATTTCAACCTATGGGCCAAGCATATTCAACAGgaaaatgaaactgaaattataA